From a region of the Teredinibacter turnerae genome:
- a CDS encoding RICIN domain-containing protein, whose product MLRVIRWYVAVLLVLMGRWVFAADAEFSVVNQWQGGFQGEIVVHNDGADAISQWRVSFSANFEIVNLWNAEEVAHSGNFWEFGSAGWNDQIPAGGEVSFGFVADGDAAQVFDLLVTLNGLATPTPTATPTPSPTPSPTSTPSPSSTPSPSPTPTVEPTVIPSTSPTPEPTPTPEAHLASGRYVIISRSSELAMDVSDNSTENGAVIHQWDYGFRTNQQFDLTDLGNGFYSIRAGNSGKSLDVWNRSLDDGGEIRQYSYYGSDNQQWSLRAVENGYFEIVSRLSGKVLQVADSSRGTDVLQFASTGAHNQQWRFISPSDMYPTAPRQLVWAEDFDYTGLPSSSTWGYEEGMVRNNEAQYYTRARAENAWVADGVLTITARRENYQGAQYTSASITTSGKADWTYGRFDMRARIDTRNGLWPAFWMLGYGKWPENGEIDIMEYYRGNLLANLAWKANNSDAWSAAWDSSSRSVASLETIYPGWANDFHIWRMDWDSDAVRLYVDGILLNEANLNNIRNPDGSNPFRNRAMYMILNLAIGGNNGGDPSGTGFPALYEVDYVRVYQ is encoded by the coding sequence ATGTTGCGTGTGATACGTTGGTACGTCGCTGTATTGTTGGTGCTAATGGGGCGTTGGGTTTTCGCGGCGGACGCGGAATTTAGTGTTGTTAACCAATGGCAGGGCGGGTTTCAGGGAGAGATTGTTGTCCACAACGATGGGGCAGATGCGATTTCCCAATGGCGGGTATCGTTTTCCGCTAACTTTGAGATTGTTAACCTATGGAACGCGGAGGAAGTAGCTCACAGCGGCAATTTCTGGGAATTCGGTTCTGCCGGTTGGAACGACCAGATTCCTGCGGGTGGTGAGGTCAGCTTTGGCTTCGTTGCCGACGGTGATGCGGCACAGGTTTTTGATTTGCTTGTAACCTTGAATGGGTTGGCCACGCCAACACCTACTGCGACACCGACACCCTCTCCTACACCCTCTCCGACATCAACGCCGTCACCATCATCGACGCCGAGCCCGTCGCCAACCCCTACTGTCGAGCCAACGGTCATACCCAGCACAAGTCCCACGCCCGAACCGACGCCGACACCAGAGGCACACCTCGCCAGCGGCCGGTACGTGATTATTTCGCGCAGTAGCGAGTTAGCTATGGATGTGTCCGATAACAGCACCGAAAACGGAGCCGTCATTCACCAGTGGGACTACGGTTTTCGGACCAACCAGCAGTTTGATCTCACCGACTTAGGTAATGGCTTTTATTCTATCCGTGCGGGAAACAGCGGTAAGTCATTGGACGTGTGGAACCGCTCTCTCGATGACGGCGGTGAAATTCGACAATACAGCTACTATGGCTCAGACAATCAACAGTGGAGTCTTCGAGCTGTTGAAAACGGCTATTTTGAAATTGTTTCGCGATTGAGTGGCAAGGTCTTACAGGTGGCGGATAGCAGCCGTGGTACAGATGTTCTGCAGTTCGCGTCCACCGGTGCTCACAACCAACAATGGCGATTTATTTCTCCCAGCGATATGTACCCGACGGCACCCAGACAATTGGTATGGGCCGAAGATTTTGACTATACGGGTTTGCCGTCGTCCAGTACCTGGGGCTACGAGGAGGGGATGGTACGAAATAACGAAGCACAATATTACACGCGCGCGCGGGCGGAAAACGCCTGGGTAGCCGATGGCGTGTTAACCATAACGGCCAGACGGGAGAATTATCAGGGCGCGCAATATACTTCCGCCAGTATTACTACCTCCGGGAAAGCCGACTGGACCTATGGGCGTTTCGATATGCGCGCGCGCATCGATACCCGCAACGGCTTGTGGCCGGCATTCTGGATGTTGGGTTACGGAAAGTGGCCGGAGAATGGGGAAATAGACATTATGGAATATTATCGCGGAAATTTATTAGCGAACCTGGCCTGGAAAGCAAACAACTCTGATGCCTGGTCGGCGGCTTGGGACTCATCCAGTCGATCGGTCGCGAGCCTGGAGACCATTTACCCCGGATGGGCAAACGATTTTCATATCTGGCGAATGGACTGGGACAGCGATGCCGTTCGGTTGTATGTGGATGGAATACTTTTGAATGAAGCGAATTTAAATAATATACGCAACCCTGACGGCTCGAATCCATTTCGTAATCGAGCAATGTATATGATTTTAAATTTGGCCATCGGTGGCAATAATGGTGGTGACCCGAGTGGTACCGGCTTCCCTGCCTTATACGAAGTGGATTATGTGCGAGTGTATCAGTAG
- a CDS encoding EAL domain-containing protein, giving the protein MTDNSPGNSMPNPDERAVPSQADTPAFYVVGIGASAGGLDACRKLFRSATTYRCCFILCQHLAPQHDSKLAEIITGDTELDVRQIQDGDLLHAGCIFVVPPNTDVVVTHGRFLLRAPESGAQPKPNINRFFISLAENFGSRSIAVVLSGTGNDGSAGISSIRGAGGVVLAQDPGLSDYDGMPSASISTHMVDVIGSPEVLGKQISRIVESDLPEEPNTARASSEADTYNQILRLISDATTIDFTQYKRSTIRRRLERRMAIRGLVSLEDYLSFVRTNVGEIWAFAQDAFINVSQFYRDPAQFDFFKHELIARLRNLEPRSEFRIWVAGCAFGEEAYSVAMLLEDLKLEHNLVFDYKILATDISEKAISRARLGIFQPDVLRDAPIAWMTNYFEKCADEYEVRKTVRDRIIFSVHNVFADPPFSKLDVICCRNLLIYFDTYLQEQLLRLFHYVLNPDVGLLFLGNAESVSGNENFLPVGGASIKVYRRTGGVQMSPPNVRRKKRYSGAIDLEEKQKPRDIENQILQKVCTAFVPPTVVLDKRNSILFTYGKYSVLLSEKTGLFDANFFDLILPDLKTECRALVFRARQKQEACYGVHKNISLTDGAKYGHLVVRLLAGDEGLICVSLVMEDTYLSPGETKPDSVDDRHFAQIEMELSSTRENLQTVIEELEVANEQLQIYNEELQSSNEEFQCTNEELQTVNEELQSTNEELITVNEEYALKTAEQTRLSSDLANIQNALEIPFLLISKEYRILRLTESCSHIFDTQHIQVGDLFFAVDWRGNAGQIKALILAAEREAKSQIAELEIDDRSYQCQVSLYINASHVFDGYIVIFYDMTNLTRSKEALAFEKFQAQKTLELVAEGVIRLNTRGTVEYINPAALKILGKSHDEIAFQPLASKISLYDEVGGSFSLEQFVQRCLQSNESFVVENNPLLIHTDTETANYIELSIVPLQLSDDVRGCIITLRDTSERHRQLERLRWQSTHDSLTGLVNREEMEKRLERAIATSRREGIESSLLYMDLDQFKVINDTCGHLAGDQLLKQLAQLIRDMLRTRDTFARLGGDEFALLLDHCPILEAEAIAQKLKQRVCDYRFAWEDKAFRVGVSIGIVGIHPSVSQLSQVLSDADAACYAAKEAGRNCIQIHTQDNKVLEAQRLQMRSISDINQAIENDHFRLYFQQTHAVGTGAIQSWEILIRMFNATGEFLLPSYFLPAAERFGLISRIDNWVVESALRNVAQYFGQGKEREFPLLSLNVAGATISDPAYLDLVSELFNRYQYPANKITFEITETSVVRNLVKASEFMHKARELGCKLALDDFGTGLSSLSYLDELPIDRVKIDMSFIKNIVDNPVNRSIVNSVKEVAHLLELEVVAEGIETPAQLACLRELGVDAYQGFLAGKPLPFEEFVCRSIDTINPAIK; this is encoded by the coding sequence ATGACAGACAACTCTCCCGGTAACTCGATGCCGAACCCGGATGAACGGGCGGTACCATCTCAAGCAGATACGCCAGCGTTTTATGTTGTCGGGATCGGCGCGTCTGCAGGCGGTCTGGATGCCTGTAGAAAGCTATTTCGCAGTGCGACCACGTATCGATGTTGCTTCATCTTGTGCCAGCATCTTGCGCCCCAACACGATAGCAAACTCGCAGAGATCATCACCGGAGATACCGAACTGGACGTGCGCCAGATTCAGGATGGGGATCTACTGCACGCCGGGTGTATTTTTGTCGTGCCGCCGAATACGGATGTTGTCGTTACTCATGGCCGGTTTCTACTAAGAGCGCCCGAATCGGGGGCGCAACCTAAGCCCAATATCAATCGCTTCTTTATTTCTTTGGCGGAAAATTTTGGGTCGAGGTCCATTGCTGTCGTACTGTCTGGAACGGGCAATGACGGATCGGCGGGAATCAGCTCGATTCGAGGGGCCGGCGGTGTTGTGCTGGCCCAAGATCCCGGCTTGTCGGACTACGACGGGATGCCGTCGGCTTCTATTTCCACTCACATGGTTGACGTGATTGGAAGCCCCGAAGTGTTGGGCAAGCAAATTAGTCGTATTGTTGAGAGTGATCTTCCAGAGGAACCGAACACGGCCAGGGCATCATCTGAAGCCGATACCTACAATCAAATCCTCAGGTTGATTTCTGATGCCACCACAATCGATTTTACTCAATACAAACGCAGTACAATACGGCGTCGCTTGGAGCGGCGTATGGCAATCAGGGGGCTGGTATCACTTGAGGACTACTTATCTTTTGTCCGAACAAACGTTGGAGAAATTTGGGCGTTTGCGCAGGATGCTTTTATCAATGTAAGTCAGTTTTATCGAGATCCCGCACAATTCGATTTTTTTAAGCATGAACTAATTGCACGTTTGCGAAATCTCGAACCCAGATCCGAATTTCGTATTTGGGTGGCCGGATGCGCGTTTGGTGAAGAGGCATACAGTGTTGCCATGCTTCTCGAGGATCTGAAGCTCGAGCATAATCTGGTATTCGATTACAAAATATTGGCCACCGATATTTCCGAGAAGGCAATCAGCCGTGCGCGGTTGGGAATTTTTCAGCCGGATGTTTTGAGAGACGCGCCTATAGCATGGATGACCAATTACTTTGAAAAGTGCGCTGATGAGTATGAAGTGCGTAAAACCGTAAGAGACCGGATTATATTTTCGGTACACAATGTATTTGCCGATCCACCATTTTCTAAACTGGATGTTATTTGCTGTAGAAATTTGCTTATTTATTTTGATACATACCTCCAAGAGCAGTTGCTACGTTTGTTTCACTATGTTTTGAACCCTGATGTTGGGCTGTTATTCCTCGGTAATGCCGAATCAGTATCCGGAAATGAAAATTTTTTGCCGGTTGGTGGCGCTAGTATCAAGGTGTATCGCCGAACGGGTGGCGTTCAAATGTCGCCGCCAAATGTGCGTAGAAAGAAACGGTATTCCGGCGCTATTGATCTGGAGGAAAAGCAAAAACCCCGTGATATTGAGAACCAAATTCTACAAAAAGTGTGTACCGCATTCGTACCGCCGACGGTTGTGTTGGATAAGCGAAATTCCATTTTGTTTACCTATGGAAAATACTCAGTTTTGCTGAGCGAGAAAACTGGTCTGTTTGATGCCAATTTCTTTGATCTCATTTTACCGGATTTAAAGACAGAATGCCGTGCGTTGGTGTTTCGGGCACGACAGAAGCAGGAAGCGTGCTACGGTGTACACAAAAATATTTCGCTGACAGATGGCGCCAAATATGGTCATTTAGTGGTGCGGCTTTTGGCGGGTGATGAAGGGTTGATTTGTGTATCACTTGTAATGGAGGATACTTATCTCTCGCCGGGAGAAACCAAGCCAGATAGTGTTGATGATCGCCATTTTGCACAAATAGAGATGGAGTTGAGTTCGACTCGCGAAAATCTACAAACGGTTATTGAAGAGCTGGAAGTCGCCAACGAACAGCTCCAGATCTACAACGAAGAGCTTCAGTCTTCTAATGAAGAATTTCAGTGTACGAATGAAGAACTGCAAACCGTTAATGAAGAGCTTCAGTCGACAAACGAAGAGTTAATAACGGTAAATGAGGAATACGCATTAAAAACCGCTGAACAAACACGCCTTTCGAGTGACCTGGCGAATATACAGAATGCACTGGAAATCCCTTTTCTACTAATTAGCAAAGAATACAGAATATTGCGCCTTACTGAGAGCTGTTCGCATATATTCGATACCCAGCATATCCAGGTTGGCGATTTGTTTTTTGCTGTCGATTGGCGGGGCAACGCAGGTCAAATTAAGGCCTTGATTCTGGCTGCCGAGCGTGAGGCCAAATCGCAAATTGCGGAGTTGGAGATTGACGACCGGTCATATCAATGCCAGGTATCGCTCTATATTAATGCGTCTCATGTTTTCGATGGTTATATCGTTATTTTTTACGATATGACAAACCTAACCCGCTCTAAGGAGGCGTTGGCGTTCGAAAAATTTCAAGCACAAAAAACGCTCGAACTGGTCGCCGAAGGCGTGATTCGATTAAATACGCGCGGGACAGTGGAATACATTAATCCAGCGGCGTTAAAAATTCTGGGTAAAAGCCACGACGAAATCGCATTCCAGCCGTTGGCGAGTAAAATATCTCTCTATGATGAAGTCGGTGGAAGTTTTTCTTTGGAGCAGTTTGTACAGCGCTGTTTGCAAAGTAATGAGTCGTTTGTGGTTGAAAACAACCCTCTGCTTATACACACGGATACTGAAACCGCCAATTATATTGAGTTATCGATAGTGCCCCTGCAATTATCTGACGATGTGCGCGGCTGTATTATAACTTTGCGAGATACCAGTGAGCGGCATCGCCAATTAGAACGGCTAAGGTGGCAGAGTACGCATGACTCCTTAACCGGTTTGGTCAATCGCGAGGAAATGGAAAAGCGGCTTGAGCGCGCGATTGCCACGTCGCGGCGTGAGGGTATCGAGTCCTCACTGCTGTATATGGATCTCGACCAGTTTAAGGTTATCAACGATACCTGCGGCCATCTGGCGGGTGATCAGTTGCTGAAACAGTTGGCACAGTTGATTCGCGATATGCTGAGAACACGGGATACTTTCGCACGTCTGGGTGGTGATGAGTTTGCACTATTACTGGATCACTGTCCTATTTTGGAAGCGGAAGCTATTGCTCAAAAACTAAAGCAGAGAGTGTGCGATTATCGCTTTGCTTGGGAAGATAAAGCTTTTCGGGTGGGTGTCAGTATAGGCATTGTGGGAATACATCCGAGTGTCTCACAGCTTTCTCAGGTGCTTAGTGATGCAGATGCAGCCTGCTATGCGGCGAAAGAAGCCGGCCGCAACTGTATTCAGATTCATACCCAGGACAATAAAGTACTGGAGGCTCAGCGCCTTCAAATGCGCAGTATTTCAGATATTAATCAGGCGATTGAAAACGATCATTTTCGCTTGTATTTCCAGCAGACTCACGCCGTAGGCACTGGCGCTATTCAGTCATGGGAAATTTTGATACGTATGTTCAATGCTACAGGCGAATTTCTGCTCCCGTCTTATTTTTTGCCTGCGGCAGAACGTTTTGGTCTGATCAGCCGTATCGATAATTGGGTTGTGGAGTCAGCTCTGCGAAATGTGGCCCAATATTTCGGCCAGGGCAAGGAGCGCGAATTTCCCTTGTTGAGCCTCAATGTTGCTGGTGCGACTATCAGTGATCCTGCGTATTTGGACCTGGTGAGTGAACTTTTTAATCGATACCAGTATCCTGCCAATAAAATTACATTCGAAATTACGGAAACCTCAGTTGTAAGAAATTTGGTTAAAGCGAGTGAATTTATGCATAAAGCGCGTGAGCTCGGTTGCAAGCTCGCATTGGACGATTTTGGTACGGGTTTGAGTTCACTTTCTTATCTTGATGAGCTGCCAATCGACCGCGTAAAGATTGATATGTCGTTCATTAAAAATATTGTGGATAACCCCGTGAATCGCTCTATCGTGAATAGCGTGAAGGAAGTCGCTCACTTGTTAGAGCTCGAAGTTGTTGCTGAAGGTATAGAAACACCGGCGCAGCTAGCGTGTTTGCGAGAGCTGGGAGTCGATGCCTATCAGGGGTTTTTGGCGGGCAAGCCGCTACCCTTTGAGGAATTTGTGTGTCGAAGTATTGATACGATTAACCCGGCGATTAAATAG
- a CDS encoding threonine aldolase family protein, which yields MQQFASDNYAGMCPEALAYLEKANGGHVPAYGEDPYTEEVCERFREIFKHDCEVFFVFNGTAANSLALSTYCKPYHSVICSEFAHIETDECGAPEFFSHGSKILTATGEQGRLGYEGIASVVHKRSDVHYPKPKVVSVTQATELGTVYDLNQLRNVQRAAQDFDLKIHMDGARFANALAELKASPAEITHEVGVDVLCLGGTKNGLAVGDAVIFFNRDDAAEFDYRCKQSGQLASKMRFISAQWLGILENDAWLKYGEHANNCAIQFETELKKIDELELLFPRQANSVFVNLPVHAREGLAAKGWRFYTFIGAGGVRLMCSWNTQPESITNFIRDLKSLL from the coding sequence ATGCAACAGTTCGCAAGTGATAATTACGCCGGTATGTGCCCAGAAGCATTGGCATACCTTGAGAAAGCTAATGGTGGCCATGTTCCTGCCTATGGGGAAGACCCTTATACTGAAGAGGTTTGTGAACGATTCCGCGAGATATTCAAGCACGATTGCGAGGTGTTTTTTGTATTCAATGGCACCGCGGCAAACTCCCTCGCGTTGTCCACCTACTGCAAACCCTACCACAGTGTTATTTGTAGCGAGTTCGCTCACATAGAAACGGATGAGTGCGGTGCGCCGGAATTTTTTTCTCACGGCTCGAAGATTCTAACCGCTACCGGTGAACAAGGCCGACTGGGTTACGAGGGTATTGCATCGGTAGTGCATAAGCGGTCCGACGTGCACTACCCCAAACCCAAAGTTGTGAGTGTTACTCAAGCGACCGAACTTGGCACCGTGTACGACCTCAACCAATTGCGTAACGTACAACGCGCGGCACAGGATTTTGATTTAAAAATTCATATGGACGGGGCCAGGTTTGCCAATGCCCTCGCGGAACTGAAAGCCAGCCCCGCGGAAATTACACACGAGGTGGGGGTAGACGTACTTTGCCTGGGTGGGACTAAAAATGGGCTAGCCGTTGGCGATGCCGTTATCTTTTTTAATCGCGACGATGCGGCCGAGTTCGATTATCGCTGTAAGCAGTCCGGTCAGTTGGCTTCCAAAATGCGGTTTATCTCCGCCCAATGGCTCGGAATTCTCGAAAACGATGCCTGGTTAAAATACGGAGAGCACGCGAATAATTGTGCGATTCAGTTCGAAACCGAGCTGAAAAAAATTGACGAGCTGGAGTTATTATTTCCACGGCAGGCAAACTCCGTGTTTGTTAACCTTCCCGTACATGCCCGGGAAGGACTGGCAGCAAAAGGGTGGCGGTTTTATACCTTTATTGGTGCTGGCGGCGTGCGCTTGATGTGTTCCTGGAACACTCAGCCAGAATCGATCACGAACTTTATCCGCGACTTGAAAAGTCTGCTATAA
- a CDS encoding alanine/glycine:cation symporter family protein, translating into MVNSESLNQFLSTVVGIVWGLPLVFLLVGGGIFFCLHSRFLPYRYLTRSVALLGRGADDHDSGQLSHFQALSTALSGTLGMGNVAGVALAISMGGPGAIFWMWVSACLGIATKFYTCTLAVMYRGKDSEGDWQGGPMYVVREGLGRRWLPLAYFFAFAGLLGTMPSFQINQLVAILRQTVGESMGMASAESHFGFDLSVGFLLAGVVLAVAWGRLRRLGRVTGVLVPAMVIGYLLLTLGVLMTNLEKIPAAFALIFSDAFSGHAAAGGALGSVIIMGVRRAAFSNEAGIGTEAMAHGAAKTAEPVREGLVAMLGPVIDTLLVCTCTALVILVSGVWSASEADGIALTTQAFDLLFPGGGKWILVVVVTLLSMSTVFTFWYYGSKCLGFLIGAKYQKHYIWFYLILVVISSVVSLNLVVNLIDIMYALMAIPTMTSALLLAPKVRAAAKTYFAQNPH; encoded by the coding sequence ATGGTCAACAGTGAATCGCTTAATCAATTTCTTTCCACAGTCGTCGGCATTGTCTGGGGCTTACCTCTGGTGTTTCTGCTCGTCGGTGGCGGCATCTTTTTCTGCCTGCACTCGCGCTTTTTACCCTATCGCTATCTCACCCGCAGTGTGGCGTTGTTAGGAAGAGGCGCTGATGACCACGACAGCGGCCAGCTTTCCCACTTCCAGGCGCTGAGCACCGCGCTTTCTGGAACGCTCGGTATGGGCAATGTGGCGGGTGTGGCGCTGGCCATTTCCATGGGGGGGCCTGGCGCAATTTTTTGGATGTGGGTAAGCGCTTGCCTGGGTATCGCAACTAAGTTTTATACCTGTACTCTCGCGGTTATGTATCGCGGCAAGGATTCTGAAGGTGATTGGCAAGGTGGGCCCATGTATGTGGTACGCGAAGGGCTGGGCCGGCGCTGGCTGCCGCTCGCCTATTTTTTCGCTTTCGCGGGGCTTCTGGGCACCATGCCCAGTTTCCAGATCAACCAGCTAGTGGCTATTCTGCGGCAAACCGTCGGAGAGTCGATGGGAATGGCTTCGGCAGAAAGTCACTTTGGTTTTGACCTCTCAGTGGGTTTTTTGCTTGCAGGCGTGGTTCTCGCCGTGGCCTGGGGACGATTGCGCCGCCTGGGTAGGGTAACGGGCGTTTTGGTTCCTGCGATGGTGATTGGTTACCTACTACTTACACTGGGAGTGTTGATGACGAATCTGGAAAAAATCCCAGCGGCATTTGCGCTGATTTTCAGTGATGCGTTTTCAGGGCATGCCGCAGCGGGTGGTGCGCTGGGTAGCGTGATAATTATGGGGGTAAGGCGCGCTGCATTTTCCAACGAAGCCGGGATCGGCACCGAAGCGATGGCACATGGTGCTGCAAAAACCGCTGAACCCGTGCGCGAAGGGTTGGTCGCGATGTTGGGCCCGGTTATCGATACACTTCTGGTGTGCACTTGTACGGCGTTAGTCATACTCGTTAGTGGTGTGTGGTCGGCGAGTGAAGCTGACGGGATCGCGCTGACGACGCAGGCTTTTGATTTGCTCTTTCCCGGTGGTGGTAAGTGGATACTGGTCGTGGTGGTCACACTGCTTAGCATGAGTACTGTTTTTACCTTTTGGTACTATGGCAGTAAATGCCTCGGCTTTCTTATTGGAGCGAAATACCAAAAGCATTACATCTGGTTTTATCTGATATTGGTCGTGATCAGTTCCGTGGTATCGCTTAATCTGGTGGTGAACTTAATCGACATTATGTACGCGCTGATGGCAATTCCGACGATGACGTCTGCGTTGCTACTTGCGCCTAAAGTGCGTGCGGCGGCGAAAACCTATTTTGCGCAAAATCCCCACTAG
- a CDS encoding glycoside hydrolase family 108 protein: MADFSVAITSTLKAEGGYVHDPDDPGGETYKGIARNRNSKWQGWIAVDLLKKQRGFPANLEDDLQLQALVHELYELKYWDKIRGDDIVDQDIADSIFDFAVNAGPATSSKLAQLAVGATADGVIGEKTLEKLNAEDKRAFLATFAIAKIGRYISICESRRESRKYFYGWVRRTLEGM, encoded by the coding sequence ATGGCAGATTTTTCCGTCGCTATCACATCGACGCTAAAGGCAGAGGGCGGCTATGTACACGACCCTGACGACCCGGGCGGCGAAACCTACAAAGGCATCGCCCGTAATCGAAACTCCAAATGGCAGGGCTGGATTGCCGTCGACCTATTGAAAAAACAACGTGGGTTTCCCGCAAACCTGGAAGATGACCTTCAATTACAGGCGCTGGTACACGAGCTGTATGAGCTTAAATATTGGGACAAAATACGCGGCGATGATATCGTCGATCAGGATATCGCCGACTCCATTTTTGACTTCGCGGTCAATGCTGGGCCTGCCACCAGCAGCAAACTTGCTCAGTTGGCTGTCGGTGCGACGGCCGATGGGGTTATTGGAGAAAAAACGCTGGAAAAGCTCAATGCAGAGGACAAGCGCGCGTTTCTGGCAACCTTCGCAATCGCCAAGATCGGTCGCTATATCTCAATCTGTGAATCCCGACGCGAGAGTCGAAAGTACTTTTATGGCTGGGTAAGACGTACCCTGGAGGGCATGTAA
- a CDS encoding BLUF domain-containing protein → MLHHLLYISTAAKLMQIDDLTSLLAQSRARNEILSISGMLLYKDQSFIQLLEGDEVAVHTVFQSIRADSRHYRVRVLFDERCERRTFNGWSMGFANLDDDARGTEGFNRFFQDATTIDALVSRADKVVDLMRYFRANS, encoded by the coding sequence ATGCTGCACCATCTACTTTATATCTCCACTGCTGCCAAACTCATGCAAATTGATGATTTAACATCGCTGTTAGCTCAGTCACGCGCCAGAAATGAGATTTTAAGTATTTCAGGTATGTTGTTATATAAGGATCAATCCTTTATCCAACTGTTGGAGGGGGATGAGGTCGCGGTGCACACGGTTTTCCAGTCAATCCGGGCGGATAGCAGGCACTACCGTGTGCGTGTGCTGTTCGACGAACGTTGTGAGCGGCGTACATTCAATGGTTGGAGCATGGGTTTTGCGAACTTGGATGACGATGCGAGGGGCACGGAAGGATTTAATCGTTTCTTTCAGGATGCTACAACTATTGATGCGCTTGTGAGTCGTGCGGATAAGGTTGTCGATCTTATGCGCTACTTCAGAGCGAACAGCTAA